Part of the Leptolyngbya sp. BL0902 genome, AGGTCAATCACCGCCACGTTGTTAGACAGGGTATCCATCACCCAGCGCACCTGGGAGGGCAGGTTAGTTTCTAGGGCGTAGCTCAGCACCCGTCCGCCGTAGCTACCCCTCGGCAAAAAAATAGCGCGGTGGGTTCCAAAGGTAACGGGCTTGGCGTAGCGGTAGGTGGTGACGTGCTCTAGATCATAGATAACGCTCATGGCGGGATGGCTGGAGGGACACAAGTTAGGATAAGACCATTTCCCAGTTCTCTGGGCTTTGTTACCGCATTTCAAGGGATCTCGATGACCGCTTCCACCTCCAGCCGCCAGGGCTGCATCACCCAACACACCCTCACCACCGCCCAGGGCATGGTTCCCTACACCGCCAATGCCCAATGGCAGTTGATTTACGAGCACGATCAGCCCGTGGCTGAACTATTCCACGTGGCCTACACCGTGGATGACGCCGACCCCAGCCAGCGACCGCTAACCTTTGTGGTGAATGGTGGGCCAGGGGCCGCTTCCGCCTACCTACACATGGGGGCGATGGGGCCAAAGCGGGTGGTGTTTGAAGCGGATGGGGGCCTGCCCAAACCGCCCGTGCAAATTGAGGACAACGCCGAAACCTGGCTAGCATTCACGGATTTGGTCTTTATCGATCCCCTGGGGACGGGCTTTAGTCGGGTGTTGGCCAAGGAAGACGGTGCTTCAACTAAGGCCGCATCAAAATCTAGCGATTCCAGCCCCGCATCGGAGGAATTGCCCTCTGACCCCAAGGGGAATCCCCCGTCGGCAACGGCTACCCTCGACAAAGCCAAAACCTTTTGGGATACAGACCGGGATCTCAAGGCCCTAGGGGAATTTATCCAAGGCTATCTGTCAGCCCAAAACCGCTGGCTGTCGCCGATTTTCATCACCGGAGAAAGCTATGGCGGGTTTCGGGTGGCCAAGTTGGCCCGCCACTTGCAGCAGGATTTTGGCGTCGGGCTGAATGGCGTTGTGATCATTTCCCCGGTGTTAGAGTTTGACCTGCTCTACGGCACCGACTACAGCCTCACCAACTGGGCCGTCACCATTCCCTCCATGGCCGCTGCCGCCGTCTACCACGGGCGGGTCAGTACCACCGACAGCCCAGCCGCCCACGCCGCCAAGGCCGAAGCCTTTGCCCGCCAAACCCTGATTCCCTTTTTGGCCCTCGGCAATCTGGCCACCGAGGACGACCGCCAGCGAGTCTATGGCGAACTGGCGGCGCTGATTGGCCTTCCCCTTGATGTGGTGCAGCGCCACCGGGGCCGGGTGGATATGGAAACCTTTGCACGGGAACTGCTGCGGGATCAGGGCCGCATCCTGGGGCTCTACGACGCCTCGGTAACGGCCCTCGATCCCTTCCCCAATCGCCCCCTCAACGAGGGCACCGACCCCACCCTAGATGGGCTAGATCGCCTGTTTACGGGGGCTATTAACCACCACCTGCGCAGCACCCTCGGCGTTTCCACCCCCCTCACCTACCACCTGCTGAACTACGACGTGTTCAAAGCCTGGAAATTTTTGTCGGAGAAAGACCGCAAACAGGGCTTTGTGGGTGCCGTGGACGATCTGCGGGTGGCCATGGCCCTCAACCCCCACATGCAGGTAGCCATCAACCACGGCTTCTACGATCTGGTCACGCCCTATTTTTCCTCCAACCTGCTGGTAGATCTCATGGCCCTCAGCCCCGAGCTACAGCCCAACCTGACGCTGCGCCACTTTCAGGGTGGCCATATGTTCTACACCTGGGAGGCCTCTCGACAACAGTGGCAGCGCTCCATGCAGGCGTTCTACCAAACCGCCCTGGCCTAGAAATATGAGTTGCTTTGTTAACTTTTGTATCTAGATCGCCCTTGACCTGATGCGAGAGCGTAACGGAACTTGATAATTAACTCAGAAAAGCAGGTTAGAAGGACAGACCTATGGGCTTTATCAAATCAATCTTTGGCATCATTGGCGGCGTATTCAAGGCCATCCTAGGCGTGTTTGGCGTCGGCAAAAAATCCGAGTTCTTTATGGAACTCGATGAGGGTGATGTGGCCCCCGCTGCGGCTCCTGCTGCGGCTCCTGCCCCTGCGGCAGCTACAGCCGTTGCAGAGCCCGTAGCTGCCCCTGCCGCCCCTGCTGCCCCTGCGCCTAAGCCTGCACCAGCAGCTCCCCAATCTGCTCCATCAGCCCCGGCGGTTCCCAGCTTTGCGGCTAACTATTTGGTGGGTTCCACCCTGCCCAGCCGTCGCCGCCCTGGCCCCAGCATGTCTCCCTTCCGGGATATGGCCAAGCAAGTTCAACCTCGCTAGGTTAATCAGGCCATTACGACTCAGGCCATTACTACAAGGAAGGGTTCGGGATATAGAATCTCGAACCTTCTTTTTTGGGGGCTTGCTAGTTCTTTGGGCCTGTTTTTCCGCCCTAGCCTTGTTTAATAGATAGGCCAATGCGTTTCAGTTTGGTATCCACATCCATCACGCGAACTTTGACCACTTGGCCCACTTTAACGATGTCGTTGGGGTCACTGACGAAACGGTTAGCCAGTTGGGAAATGTGAACGAGCCCATCTTGGTGAACGCCCACATCCACAAAAGCCCCGAAGTTGGTGACGTTGGTAACTGTGCCTTCAAGCACCATACCCGGCTTAAGGTCGGTGATGGTGTTGATGTCGTCCTGAAAACGGGCGTAGGTAAACTGATCACGAGGGTCACGACCCGGTTTTTCCAGTTCCTTCAAAATATCCTGGAGGGTGAGTTCTCCGGCGGTTTCTGTGGTGTACTGACTAATCTGAAGGCGTTTGAGGCGATCCGTAGCCTGGGAAATTTGGGTGAGAGGAATCCCTAAATCCGCCGCAATTTTATCCACAATGACATAACTTTCGGGGTGAACCGCCGTATTATCTAGGGGATTTTTGCCATCGCGAATGCGCAAGAAACCCGCCGCCTGTTCAAAGGCTTTGGGGCCAAGCTTTTTGACTTTTAGCAGATCCTTGCGAGACAGAAACGCGCCGTTGGTGTTGCGATAGTCCACAATATTATTCGCCACCGCCGGAGTAATGCCCGACACGTAGGTGAGCAACTCGCGGGAGGCCATATTCAGGTCTACGCCCACATAATTCACGCAGCTTTCGATGGTTTCATCCAGCTTTTGCTTCAGCCGTTTTTGATCAACATCATGTTGATATTGCCCCACGCCGATGGATTTGGGGTCAATTTTCACCAGTTCCGCCAGGGGATCTTGCAGCCGTCGGGCAATGCTGATCGCCCCCCGCACGGTGACATCTAAATCAGGAAATTCTGCGGCGGCTACTTCACTGGCGGAGTAGATGGACGCCCCGGATTCATTGACAAAAACCTTCACGGGCGGCTGGCTCAGGGTCTTCAAGACTTCTCCCACAAAGGCATCGGTTTCGCGGCTGGCGGTGCCGTTGCCAATGGCGATCAGTTCGATGCGGTGCTTGCGAATCATTCCGGCCAAGGTTTCCACCGCCCGCTGCCGTTGCTGGGCCGACTGGTGCGGAAAAATTGCCTGGTACTCTAAAAACTTGCCCGTGCTGTCTACCGCTGCCACCTTGCAGCCCGTGCGAAACCCCGGATCTACGCCCAGGGTTGGCTTCATCCCCGCCGGAGGCGATAGCAGCAGATTTTTCAAATTGGCCTCAAAGGTTTGGATCGACACCTCATCGGCCCAGGCTTTTTTCTCTGCCATCACTTCGCTGGTCAGCGAGGGTTTCATCAGTCGGCTGTACGCATCTTGAATTAGGGTTTGGTAGAACTGACGCAGCTCCGGCACTGAAGTTTTTACCGTGCCTTTGGCCAGGGTACTGAGGATGGGTTCAGCCTCAAGCTCAAGGCTCACCTTCAGCACTCCCTCCCGTTCTCCCCGCAGCAGGGCCAGCAAATTGTGGGAGGCTATTGACCGCACCGGATTGTGATAGGCCCGGTACATTTCGTACTTGGTGCTGCCTTCGGGATGATCTTTTTTGATGCTGGCGGTAATTTGGCCCTGCTTTAATAATTGATCCCGCACATAACGACGCAGGTCGGCCCGTTCCGCCACCTGTTCTGCCAAAATGTCTGCCGCCCCTTGCAGCGCGTCCTCCACCGTGACCACGCCCTTTTCGGTATCCACAAATCCCTGGGCAACCTGGCTGAGCTGGAGGCGTTGCCCCGATTGGTTGCTGGCCTCAATCTGCTGGGCCAAGGGCTCCAAACCCTTCTCCTTGGCCATGGTGGCGCGGGTGCGACGCTTGGGCCGATAGGGTAGGTAGAGGTCTTCTAGTTCCGTTTTTTGCTGACAGGCAAGAATCGCGGCCTTCAGGTCGGGGGTGAGCTTGCCTTGAGATTCAATTTCCGTTAGAACCGTTTGGCGACGGTCTTCTAGCTCGGTTAAATACTGGTGTCGCTCCGCAATTTGCCGCAGTTGCACCTCATCCAGATTTCCGGTGCGCTCCTTGCGGTAGCGGGCCACAAAGGGCACCGTCGCCCCTTCCGCAAACAGGGTCAGGGCGGCGTGAACTTGGGGATCGTGCAGATTGAGTTCGGCAGCAATCACCGAAACTAAAGACGGTGCCGAAGGGGGCATAACGGTAGCCCTAGGTAGTTGCAATGAGGAGAGGCAACCAAGGTGTACAGACCCATCAGTTGCCCCCTAGCTAAGTTAGCCGCCTAGCCCAGCAGAGCCTTGGCGCGGCTGACCACGTTTTCTACGGTAAAGCCAAACTTCTCCATCACCAGGCCACCGGGGGCGGAGGCTCCGAAGCGATCCACACCGATGACGTCGCCTTCGGCCCCCACGTAGCGGCACCAGCCCATGGTGATTCCGGCTTCCACGGCAAGGCGCTTGGTGACGGCCTTGGGCAGCACGGATTCTTGGTAGGCGGCATCCTGGGCGTCGAACAGTTCCCAGCAGGGCATGGAAACCACGCGCACCTTGGTGCCAGCGGCCCGCAGTTCCTTGGCGGCATCTACACAGAGGCTGACTTCGCTACCCGTGCCGATCAGGATCAGGTCAGGGGTGCCCTCGCAGTCATCAACCACGTACGCGCCCTTGGCTACGCCCTCGATGGAGGCACCGGGCAGGTTGGGCAGGTTTTGACGGCTGAAGGCCATCAGAGTCGGGGTCTTGCGGTGTTCCACGGCCACTTTGTAAGCGCCGGAGGTTTCGGTGCCGTCGGCGGGGCGAATCACCAGCAGGTTGGGGATGGCCCGCAGGGAGGCGATGGTTTCCACGGGTTGGTGGGTGGGGCCATCTTCGCCAAGGCCGATGGAGTCGTGGGTCATCACATAGATCACCCCGGCTTGGGACAGGGCCGAGAGGCGAATCGCCGCCCGCATGTAGTCGGCAAACACCAGGAAGGTGGCGCAGTAGGGAATTAGGCCAGAGTTGTGCAGGGCAATGCCGTTACAGATCGCGCCCATGCCGTGCTCCCGAACGCCGAAGCGCAGGTTGCGGTTTTCGTAGCTACCCTTCTGGAAATTGCCGGAAATCTTCAGTTCCGTCAGGTTGGAGTGGGTGAGGTCGGCGGAACCGCCAATCAGTTCAGGCAGGGCCGGAGCCAGGGCATTCAGGGTGACTTCGGAGTTCTTCCGGGTGGCCAGAGCCTTGTCTGCGGGGGTGTAGGTGGGCAGGCTGTCGGCCCAACCTTCGGGCAGTTTGCCGGAGAGCATCCGCTCAAATTCGGCGGCTTCGGCGGCGTACTGGGTGCGGTAGGTGGCAAGGGTAGCTTCCCACTCGGCTTGCAGGCTGGCCCCGCGTTCGACGGCCTTACGCATGTGGTTGAGGGCGTCTTCGGGAATTTCAAAGTCGCCGTAGCTCCAGCCCAGGTTTTCGCGGGTGAGCTTGATTTCGTCGGCACCCAGGGCGGCACCGTGGACACCGGGGGTGTCCTGCTTGTTGGGAGACCCGTAGCCGATGGTGGTGGTGACTTTGATCATGGAAGGGCGATCCGTCACAGCCTTGGCAGCTTCGATGGCTTTGGCGATGGCGTCCAGGTCGGTGTTGCCGTTTTCGACGTGCTGAACGTGCCAGCCGTAGGCTTCAAACCGCTTGGACACGTCTTCGGTGAAGGCAATGTCGGTGGAGCCGTCGATGGAGATGTGGTTGTCGTCGTAGAGGGCGATCAGCTTGCCCAGGCCCAGGTGGCCCGCCAGAGAGCAGGCTTCCCCAGACACGCCTTCCATGTTGCAGCCGTCGCCCAGGATAACGTAGGTGTAGTGGTCTACCAGGGTGGCGTCGGGCTTGTTGAACTTGGCGGCCAGGTGCGCTTCGGCCATGGCCAGACCCACGGCGTTGGCAATGCCCTGACCGAGGGGGCCAGTGGTGACTTCCACACCGGGGGTTTCAAAGTTTTCGGGGTGGCCGGGGGTGCGAGCGCCCCACTGACGGAATTCTTTGATGTCGTCTAGGGTCACGCTGTCGTAGCCCGTTAGGTACAGCAGGGCGTATTGCAACATACAGCCGTGGCCCGCCGACAGCACAAAGCGGTCGCGGTTGAACCACTGGGGGTTCTTGGGGTTGAACCGCATGAACTTGTCCCACAGCACGTAGGCCATCGGTGCGGCACCCATGGGCAGACCGGGGTGGCCAGACTTCGCTTTTTCTACGGCATCAATGGCCAAAAAGCGAATGGAATTAATACAGAGTTCTTCCAGGGATTGGGTTGCAACAGCCATAGTTTCAACAGCTTAACGACGGGTTATTCGGAGCAGCGGACGGTGAACCAGAGAATCAGCGAAACAAAACCAAAACCAACAAACACGACAACAAACCTTGACCGCTCAAGATTTCTACAATTGCCCCCGCCTTCAGCAGACCGTTCAACCGGGCAATTGTCAACACCTTCACTCGGCAGGGCCGACCTCACATCGGCCCCTAACGCCAAATCTTTAGGTCATTATACCTATGCTTTTGTAACTCTAGCTACGGTACTTTCGGAAAGCTAGGGTAACATTGTGCCCCCCAAAGCCAAAGGAGTTGGACAGCGCCACTTCGATGGGCATGGGCCGACTCTGATTCGGCACGTAGTCCAAATCGCAATCGGGGTCGGGGTTATCCAGGTTGATGGTGGGCGGAGCCACATCGTTCGCCATGGCCAAACAGGTCGCGACCGCTTCAATGCCACCGGAACCGCCCAGCAGGTGCCCGGTCATGGACTTAGTGGAACTCACCGCCGCTTTGTAGGCCGCTTCGCCCAACGCAGTTTTGATCGCCTGGGTTTCGGTGGGGTCGTTGGCTCCGGTGCTGGTGCCGTGGGCGTTGATGTAGCTCACCTGATCCGGCGTAATCCCCGCATCCTTTAGGGCTAGGCGAATGCAGCGGGCGGCCCCTTCGCCACCGGGAACGGGGGCGGTCATGTGGTAGGCATCGCAGGTCATGCCGTAGCCCACCATTTCGGCGTAGATGGTGGCTCCTCGGCTGAGGGCGTGCTCCAGTTCTTCGAGGATCAAAATGCCGCAGCCTTCCCCAATCACAAAGCCGTCGCGATCCTTATCAAAGGGACGGCTGGCGCGGGTGGGGTCATCATTGCGGGTAGACAACGCACGGGCGGATGCGAATCCGGCGACCCCCAGAGGCGTCACAGCGGCCTCGGTGCCGCCGCAGATCATCGCCTGCACTTGGCCCATTTGAATCAGCCGAAAAGCGTCGCCGATGGCGTTAGAACCAGCGGCGCAAGCCGTCACCGTACAGGTACTTGGCCCCTTGGCTCCGGTGTGGATGGCCGTTAGCCCAGCGGCCATGTTGGCAATCATCATCGGAATCATGAAGGGGCTACAGCGGCTGGGGCCACGGGTGAGGTAGATTTCCTGCTGATCCTCCAGCACCTTGAGGCCACCGATGCCGGAACCAATGCAGGTGCCCACCTGTTCGGCGTTGAGGTCGGTAATTTGCAGACCCGAATGCTGAACCGCGCGCTGGCTGGCGATCACCGCAAACTGGGAGAAGCGATCCATGCGCTTGGCGTCTTTCTTATCCAGAAATTCCGTGGGGTCAAACCCTTTGACTTCCGCCGCAATTTGAGAGGCATGGTGAGAGGGATCAAAATGGGTGATCCGAGCAACGCCGCTCCGTCCTGCCTTTAGCCCCTCCCAATAGTCCGCCAGACTATTGCCGATGGGGGTGATGGCATCCATGCCAGTGACAACAACACGCTTTAATTCAGAGTGGGCCATAACCAAGGTCTATTAAAAATAGAATCAAGCCCCACGCAGAGACAGCGCCCAACGGAGGCTAGATTCGGTACGGTCTGAAGGGTGAATACTAGGGATGGGGCTCCATCGCTGGGGTGAAGCTGGCCCTAGATAACTAGGACAATGGGCCTAGGCGGCTTTTTCGACGATGAAATTCACCGCGTCTTGAACCGTGGCAATGCCTTCAGCGGCTTCATCGGGGATTTCGATGTTGAATTCTTCTTCCAGAGCCATCACCAGCTCAACGGTATCCAGAGAATCCGCGCCCAGATCGTTGGCAAAGCTGGCTTCGGGCTTCACTTCCGCCTCATCTACCCCAAGCTGTTCGCTGACGATCTTCTGAACCTTATCAAAAACCTCTGCGCTCATAGGACTCCTTCGCCTCTCCTGGAAAATGTACAGACAACAGAAAACCTTATCACCTAGCGATCCGAATTCAACCAAAAGGATGGCTAGCCCCGGCACTAAGGCTACTTAAATTTGGGCATTGTTCCATACTACTCGTAAAGCGTCCCCCTTAAAATCAGTGATAGTGGGACGGGAGGACAGGCGCGATGCCATTGGTCACGTTGACCCAGGGACAGCTCAAACTACTGGAACTCTGCCCCCGACGGTTGCAGTACACCCACCTTGACCAACTGGCCGCACCGGAGGATCCCGCCATGCTGGAACGGCAACGCTGGGGCACCCGCTTCCACCTAGCCATGCAGCAGCGGGAAATGGGCCTGCCCCTGGAACCCCTGCTAGATCAGGATCCTGAACTGGCGGCGGCTATCCAAGCCCTAGAGGAACAATCCCCCGATTGGTTTGGCCCTGAAAGCAACCCTACGGAACCGGAAATTCTGCGCCAGAGCGAACACCGCCGCAGTTTGGCCTGGGGTGCCTATGAGCTAACTGTGGTGTATGACCTGCTGCGCCTAACGCCCCACAGTGGCCACATTATCGACTGGAAAACCTACCGCCAACG contains:
- a CDS encoding S10 family peptidase, with the translated sequence MTASTSSRQGCITQHTLTTAQGMVPYTANAQWQLIYEHDQPVAELFHVAYTVDDADPSQRPLTFVVNGGPGAASAYLHMGAMGPKRVVFEADGGLPKPPVQIEDNAETWLAFTDLVFIDPLGTGFSRVLAKEDGASTKAASKSSDSSPASEELPSDPKGNPPSATATLDKAKTFWDTDRDLKALGEFIQGYLSAQNRWLSPIFITGESYGGFRVAKLARHLQQDFGVGLNGVVIISPVLEFDLLYGTDYSLTNWAVTIPSMAAAAVYHGRVSTTDSPAAHAAKAEAFARQTLIPFLALGNLATEDDRQRVYGELAALIGLPLDVVQRHRGRVDMETFARELLRDQGRILGLYDASVTALDPFPNRPLNEGTDPTLDGLDRLFTGAINHHLRSTLGVSTPLTYHLLNYDVFKAWKFLSEKDRKQGFVGAVDDLRVAMALNPHMQVAINHGFYDLVTPYFSSNLLVDLMALSPELQPNLTLRHFQGGHMFYTWEASRQQWQRSMQAFYQTALA
- a CDS encoding Tex family protein, with product MPPSAPSLVSVIAAELNLHDPQVHAALTLFAEGATVPFVARYRKERTGNLDEVQLRQIAERHQYLTELEDRRQTVLTEIESQGKLTPDLKAAILACQQKTELEDLYLPYRPKRRTRATMAKEKGLEPLAQQIEASNQSGQRLQLSQVAQGFVDTEKGVVTVEDALQGAADILAEQVAERADLRRYVRDQLLKQGQITASIKKDHPEGSTKYEMYRAYHNPVRSIASHNLLALLRGEREGVLKVSLELEAEPILSTLAKGTVKTSVPELRQFYQTLIQDAYSRLMKPSLTSEVMAEKKAWADEVSIQTFEANLKNLLLSPPAGMKPTLGVDPGFRTGCKVAAVDSTGKFLEYQAIFPHQSAQQRQRAVETLAGMIRKHRIELIAIGNGTASRETDAFVGEVLKTLSQPPVKVFVNESGASIYSASEVAAAEFPDLDVTVRGAISIARRLQDPLAELVKIDPKSIGVGQYQHDVDQKRLKQKLDETIESCVNYVGVDLNMASRELLTYVSGITPAVANNIVDYRNTNGAFLSRKDLLKVKKLGPKAFEQAAGFLRIRDGKNPLDNTAVHPESYVIVDKIAADLGIPLTQISQATDRLKRLQISQYTTETAGELTLQDILKELEKPGRDPRDQFTYARFQDDINTITDLKPGMVLEGTVTNVTNFGAFVDVGVHQDGLVHISQLANRFVSDPNDIVKVGQVVKVRVMDVDTKLKRIGLSIKQG
- the tkt gene encoding transketolase encodes the protein MAVATQSLEELCINSIRFLAIDAVEKAKSGHPGLPMGAAPMAYVLWDKFMRFNPKNPQWFNRDRFVLSAGHGCMLQYALLYLTGYDSVTLDDIKEFRQWGARTPGHPENFETPGVEVTTGPLGQGIANAVGLAMAEAHLAAKFNKPDATLVDHYTYVILGDGCNMEGVSGEACSLAGHLGLGKLIALYDDNHISIDGSTDIAFTEDVSKRFEAYGWHVQHVENGNTDLDAIAKAIEAAKAVTDRPSMIKVTTTIGYGSPNKQDTPGVHGAALGADEIKLTRENLGWSYGDFEIPEDALNHMRKAVERGASLQAEWEATLATYRTQYAAEAAEFERMLSGKLPEGWADSLPTYTPADKALATRKNSEVTLNALAPALPELIGGSADLTHSNLTELKISGNFQKGSYENRNLRFGVREHGMGAICNGIALHNSGLIPYCATFLVFADYMRAAIRLSALSQAGVIYVMTHDSIGLGEDGPTHQPVETIASLRAIPNLLVIRPADGTETSGAYKVAVEHRKTPTLMAFSRQNLPNLPGASIEGVAKGAYVVDDCEGTPDLILIGTGSEVSLCVDAAKELRAAGTKVRVVSMPCWELFDAQDAAYQESVLPKAVTKRLAVEAGITMGWCRYVGAEGDVIGVDRFGASAPGGLVMEKFGFTVENVVSRAKALLG
- the fabF gene encoding beta-ketoacyl-ACP synthase II → MAHSELKRVVVTGMDAITPIGNSLADYWEGLKAGRSGVARITHFDPSHHASQIAAEVKGFDPTEFLDKKDAKRMDRFSQFAVIASQRAVQHSGLQITDLNAEQVGTCIGSGIGGLKVLEDQQEIYLTRGPSRCSPFMIPMMIANMAAGLTAIHTGAKGPSTCTVTACAAGSNAIGDAFRLIQMGQVQAMICGGTEAAVTPLGVAGFASARALSTRNDDPTRASRPFDKDRDGFVIGEGCGILILEELEHALSRGATIYAEMVGYGMTCDAYHMTAPVPGGEGAARCIRLALKDAGITPDQVSYINAHGTSTGANDPTETQAIKTALGEAAYKAAVSSTKSMTGHLLGGSGGIEAVATCLAMANDVAPPTINLDNPDPDCDLDYVPNQSRPMPIEVALSNSFGFGGHNVTLAFRKYRS
- the acpP gene encoding acyl carrier protein, with the protein product MSAEVFDKVQKIVSEQLGVDEAEVKPEASFANDLGADSLDTVELVMALEEEFNIEIPDEAAEGIATVQDAVNFIVEKAA
- a CDS encoding PD-(D/E)XK nuclease family protein, with translation MPLVTLTQGQLKLLELCPRRLQYTHLDQLAAPEDPAMLERQRWGTRFHLAMQQREMGLPLEPLLDQDPELAAAIQALEEQSPDWFGPESNPTEPEILRQSEHRRSLAWGAYELTVVYDLLRLTPHSGHIIDWKTYRQRPKKTQLSQDWQTRLYLYVLAETTDLDPAHLSMTYWFVPPPSAGKPKAADRPGAVTITYSSHKHRTTARDLRRLSHYLDDLLVAKEFPKVDAALGHCLRCPFALRCQRADAPADPLLSPIPAIETIDEIPV